CGGGCTTGGCCTTGGTGGCTTTGACTGTGAAGGCCGTCCACCAAGTGCCGTCCTGTTCTTTTTCTGATTTTCCCGAGACAGACACTCGATCAGGGCTAACACTCCACGTATTCCGCCATCTGGTCGTTTTCCCGTCCCGGCTCGTGTCAATGCCGTTTTCAATGGAGACTCCATCCTTGAAGGTCGCTGTCATGATCCAAGTCGTGCCATCATCGCTGAAACCGTAGGAGGTGTGGACTTTCTTAGCAGGATCGTAGGAGAGAATTTCCAGACTACGCGATTCCGCGCCCTTGCCTTTCCATGTATGAAGAATCTCAACGAAAAAGCCGTTCAAGATCCAACGGCCCTGCATCCTCCAGTCGAGTTGGTACTCGGGTTCCTCCCGAGTGTCCTTCGCTGTCCCCACCAGCGTCCAATCTCCTACCCAGAGATCCCACTCCTTAAGTTCCGGTCTTGGCTTGGGGGCTGGGGTTTGTGCCTGGGCGGCAACCGCAAAAAGCAATAGTATCAAGCCGACTGCAACAACAGTTCGTTTCATGGATTTCTCCTTCAAGGGTGCGAGAATGTAATGGAAGCCTGCGGAACATTCATGCACCACAGGTGGCTTGGAATGGCCTTCTCATCGACAGCCGACCCCACCGATAATCCCCAGGCCCCAACATGAAGCTACTGCACCTTGGTCGAGTAGCCGGTCACGCACTGCCACCGGCCTTCGCGTTTCACGAACACATCGGTGAAACGATATTGACCGCTTGTGTCCTTGCCTGCTATCGAACTCTTCTCGGTCGACAGGCCAAGCACAATAGCCGTGTCACCAAAAACGAGAGCCTTCATATCGCTAACCACCATCGACTCGGTCTTGGACGTATCGCTCTTCAGAGCGGAGAGCAACTGTTTCTTGTTGCCGACGAAGGTGGCGTAGTTTGCCTGGAACTCGTTAGCCAGCATCCTTTCGAGCGCCGCCGTATCCTTCTTGAGACTGGCAGCGGCCCAATCCCTTTCGAGTTGAAAGAGGGCTTTCTCATCCTCGCCGCTCGCGGTGCTGCCTGGCAGAGGCTTATTGCTGTTGGCAACCAGCCAGTCCCATTTCCAGGATGCGTCACCCTGACGAGCGAAAACCACCATCCAACTCCCTCCGTCACTAAAGCCCGTCTCGCCTTGCGCCTTTGGTGTGGCCTTCATCGTCCAAGTCCCTCTTGCTACAGCAACCTCACCTGTAACACGCACATCCTCAACCGGCCCGCTGAACTCAATGCTGAACTGGCCGAAAAAAGGTTGCCATTGTGACCGGATTGCTTCCGCACCGACCATGACAGGGACATTCGCGTCCGCCCACACGGTCTTGTCCGTCATCAACGCGGCAACAGCACCAGCATCCCCGGCATTGAGAGCCTTCTCGAAATCACCCATTGACTTCTTGATCGCCTGCACATCAGCAGGGTCATTGACTTTCTGGGCACAGGCGGAAAACAGCAAGAGCAAAACACACAGTATTACAGCGAATGTGGTCTTCATGGCTGCGACTCCAATTGAAATATTGGTTGGGATTGCTCAGCTGCGCGGTCTGGCCGATCTCGGGCATACAGCCCTCTGATACCGCACGTCAGGGTGTAAAGCTTTGTGGTGAGGCCATTATACGTGGAAACAGTCTTTACAAGTAAGGAAAAGCGTCGTCCCAAATGCCGCTGAGCGGGTTGTGAACCCAGCCCAATTCTGTCGGAATCCTCTGTAATTGCTGCGGCATGCCAGTCTAGGGCCTATGAAGAGAAAGCTCCACCGATAATCTCAGTGGCC
Above is a window of Terriglobia bacterium DNA encoding:
- a CDS encoding DUF4440 domain-containing protein, translating into MKTTFAVILCVLLLLFSACAQKVNDPADVQAIKKSMGDFEKALNAGDAGAVAALMTDKTVWADANVPVMVGAEAIRSQWQPFFGQFSIEFSGPVEDVRVTGEVAVARGTWTMKATPKAQGETGFSDGGSWMVVFARQGDASWKWDWLVANSNKPLPGSTASGEDEKALFQLERDWAAASLKKDTAALERMLANEFQANYATFVGNKKQLLSALKSDTSKTESMVVSDMKALVFGDTAIVLGLSTEKSSIAGKDTSGQYRFTDVFVKREGRWQCVTGYSTKVQ
- a CDS encoding DUF1579 domain-containing protein is translated as MKRTVVAVGLILLLFAVAAQAQTPAPKPRPELKEWDLWVGDWTLVGTAKDTREEPEYQLDWRMQGRWILNGFFVEILHTWKGKGAESRSLEILSYDPAKKVHTSYGFSDDGTTWIMTATFKDGVSIENGIDTSRDGKTTRWRNTWSVSPDRVSVSGKSEKEQDGTWWTAFTVKATKAKPAPKK